Proteins encoded together in one Prunus dulcis chromosome 3, ALMONDv2, whole genome shotgun sequence window:
- the LOC117622144 gene encoding SNF1-related protein kinase catalytic subunit alpha KIN10 isoform X3 translates to MKMDGSVGRGGTSADAYLPNYKLGKTLGIGSFGKVKIAEHALTGHKVAIKILNRRKIKNMEMEEKVRREIKILRLFMHPHIIRLYEVIETPSDIYVVMEYVKSGELFDYIVEKGRLQEDEARNFFQQIISGVEYCHRNMVVHRDLKPENLLLDSKCNVKIADFGLSNIMRDGHFLKTSCGSPNYAAPEVISGKLYAGPEVDVWSCGVILYALLCGTLPFDDENIPNLFKKIKGGIYTLPSHLSPGARDLIPRMLVVDPMKRMTIPEIRQHAWFQAHLPRYLAVPPPDTMQQAKKIDEEILQEVVKMGYDRNLLVESLRGRVQNEGTVAYYLLLDNRFRVSSGYLGAEFQETVLQGN, encoded by the exons AT GAAAATGGATGGATCGGTTGGCCGTGGGGGCACCAGTGCGGATGCTTATTTACCCAATTACAAGCTTGGAAAAACTCTTGGTATTGGTTCTTTTGGAAAGGTCAAGATTGCAGAGCATGCATTAACTGGCCATAAAGTTGCCATCAAGATCCTCAACCGGCGCAAGATAAAGAACATGGAAATGGAAGAGAAAG TGAGAAGAGAGATCAAAATACTGAGACTGTTTATGCATCCTCACATTATACGACTCTATGAGGTCATTGAAACACCATCAGACATTTATGTTGTGATGGAGTATGTGAAGTCCGGAGAGCTCTTTGATTATATAGTAGAGAAGGGTAGGCTGCAGGAAGATGAAGCTCGTAACTTTTTTCAGCAG ATAATCTCGGGCGTAGAGTATTGTCACAGAAACATGGTTGTTCATAGAGATCTAAAGCCCGAGAATTTGCTTTTGGATTCCAAATGCAATGTGAAGATTGCTGATTTTGGTCTGAGCAACATAATGCGTGATGGCCATTTTCTCAAGACAAGTTGTGGCAGCCCAAACTATGCTGCTCCAGAG GTCATTTCTGGCAAACTGTACGCTGGGCCTGAAGTGGATGTGTGGAGTTGCGGAGTCATACTATATGCTCTTCTTTGTGGCACCCTTCCATTTGATGATGAAAACATTCCCAACttgtttaagaaaataaag GGTGGGATATACACTCTTCCTAGTCATTTGTCACCTGGTGCAAGAGACTTGATACCAAGGATGCTTGTAGTTGATCCAATGAAAAGAATGACCATCCCTGAGATTCGTCAGCATGCATGGTTCCAGGCTCATCTTCCTCGTTATTTAGCTGTTCCTCCACCAGACACAATGCAACAAGCAAAAaag ATTGATGAGGAAATTCTTCAGGAGGTGGTTAAGATGGGATATGACAGGAACCTTCTAGTTGAATCCCTTCGTGGCAGAGTACAAAATGAG GGAACTGTTGCATACTATTTGTTATTGGACAACCGTTTCCGTGTATCCAGTGGCTATCTTGGAGCTGAGTTTCAGGAGACTGTG CTACAAGGAAACTAG
- the LOC117622144 gene encoding SNF1-related protein kinase catalytic subunit alpha KIN10 isoform X1 has protein sequence MKMDGSVGRGGTSADAYLPNYKLGKTLGIGSFGKVKIAEHALTGHKVAIKILNRRKIKNMEMEEKVRREIKILRLFMHPHIIRLYEVIETPSDIYVVMEYVKSGELFDYIVEKGRLQEDEARNFFQQIISGVEYCHRNMVVHRDLKPENLLLDSKCNVKIADFGLSNIMRDGHFLKTSCGSPNYAAPEVISGKLYAGPEVDVWSCGVILYALLCGTLPFDDENIPNLFKKIKGGIYTLPSHLSPGARDLIPRMLVVDPMKRMTIPEIRQHAWFQAHLPRYLAVPPPDTMQQAKKIDEEILQEVVKMGYDRNLLVESLRGRVQNEGTVAYYLLLDNRFRVSSGYLGAEFQETVDCGFNRMHQSEAAASPVGHRLPGYMEYQGMGFRPQFPVERKWALGLQSRAHPREIMTEVLKALQELRVCWKKIGHYNMKCRWVPGTPGHHEGMVDNSLHSNHYFGDESSIIENDGGMKTPNVVKFEVQLFKTREEKYLLDLQRVQGPQFLFLDLCAAFLAQLRVL, from the exons AT GAAAATGGATGGATCGGTTGGCCGTGGGGGCACCAGTGCGGATGCTTATTTACCCAATTACAAGCTTGGAAAAACTCTTGGTATTGGTTCTTTTGGAAAGGTCAAGATTGCAGAGCATGCATTAACTGGCCATAAAGTTGCCATCAAGATCCTCAACCGGCGCAAGATAAAGAACATGGAAATGGAAGAGAAAG TGAGAAGAGAGATCAAAATACTGAGACTGTTTATGCATCCTCACATTATACGACTCTATGAGGTCATTGAAACACCATCAGACATTTATGTTGTGATGGAGTATGTGAAGTCCGGAGAGCTCTTTGATTATATAGTAGAGAAGGGTAGGCTGCAGGAAGATGAAGCTCGTAACTTTTTTCAGCAG ATAATCTCGGGCGTAGAGTATTGTCACAGAAACATGGTTGTTCATAGAGATCTAAAGCCCGAGAATTTGCTTTTGGATTCCAAATGCAATGTGAAGATTGCTGATTTTGGTCTGAGCAACATAATGCGTGATGGCCATTTTCTCAAGACAAGTTGTGGCAGCCCAAACTATGCTGCTCCAGAG GTCATTTCTGGCAAACTGTACGCTGGGCCTGAAGTGGATGTGTGGAGTTGCGGAGTCATACTATATGCTCTTCTTTGTGGCACCCTTCCATTTGATGATGAAAACATTCCCAACttgtttaagaaaataaag GGTGGGATATACACTCTTCCTAGTCATTTGTCACCTGGTGCAAGAGACTTGATACCAAGGATGCTTGTAGTTGATCCAATGAAAAGAATGACCATCCCTGAGATTCGTCAGCATGCATGGTTCCAGGCTCATCTTCCTCGTTATTTAGCTGTTCCTCCACCAGACACAATGCAACAAGCAAAAaag ATTGATGAGGAAATTCTTCAGGAGGTGGTTAAGATGGGATATGACAGGAACCTTCTAGTTGAATCCCTTCGTGGCAGAGTACAAAATGAG GGAACTGTTGCATACTATTTGTTATTGGACAACCGTTTCCGTGTATCCAGTGGCTATCTTGGAGCTGAGTTTCAGGAGACTGTG GATTGTGGTTTCAACCGTATGCATCAAAGCGAGGCTGCTGCTTCACCTGTTGGGCACCGCCTTCCAGGATATATGGAATATCAAGGAATGGGTTTCAGACCACAGTTCCCTGTTGAAAGGAAATGGGCTCTTGGGCTTCAG TCTCGAGCGCATCCTCGTGAAATAATGACAGAAGTCCTTAAAGCTTTACAAGAATTGCgggtttgttggaagaagatagGGCACTACAACATGAAGTGTAGGTGGGTTCCTGGAACTCCTGGTCATCATGAAGGCATGGTTGACAATTCATTGCACAGTAACCATTATTTTGGCGATGAATCCAGCATCATTGAAAATGACGGTGGCATGAAGACGCCAAATGTGGTCAAGTTTGAAGTGCAG CTCTTCAAAACTCGGGAGGAGAAGTATCTGCTTGATCTTCAGAGGGTTCAGGGCCCCCAGTTTCTCTTCTTGGATCTTTGTGCTGCTTTCCTTGCACAACTTCGGGTCCTTTAA
- the LOC117622144 gene encoding SNF1-related protein kinase catalytic subunit alpha KIN10 isoform X2: MDGSVGRGGTSADAYLPNYKLGKTLGIGSFGKVKIAEHALTGHKVAIKILNRRKIKNMEMEEKVRREIKILRLFMHPHIIRLYEVIETPSDIYVVMEYVKSGELFDYIVEKGRLQEDEARNFFQQIISGVEYCHRNMVVHRDLKPENLLLDSKCNVKIADFGLSNIMRDGHFLKTSCGSPNYAAPEVISGKLYAGPEVDVWSCGVILYALLCGTLPFDDENIPNLFKKIKGGIYTLPSHLSPGARDLIPRMLVVDPMKRMTIPEIRQHAWFQAHLPRYLAVPPPDTMQQAKKIDEEILQEVVKMGYDRNLLVESLRGRVQNEGTVAYYLLLDNRFRVSSGYLGAEFQETVDCGFNRMHQSEAAASPVGHRLPGYMEYQGMGFRPQFPVERKWALGLQSRAHPREIMTEVLKALQELRVCWKKIGHYNMKCRWVPGTPGHHEGMVDNSLHSNHYFGDESSIIENDGGMKTPNVVKFEVQLFKTREEKYLLDLQRVQGPQFLFLDLCAAFLAQLRVL; this comes from the exons ATGGATGGATCGGTTGGCCGTGGGGGCACCAGTGCGGATGCTTATTTACCCAATTACAAGCTTGGAAAAACTCTTGGTATTGGTTCTTTTGGAAAGGTCAAGATTGCAGAGCATGCATTAACTGGCCATAAAGTTGCCATCAAGATCCTCAACCGGCGCAAGATAAAGAACATGGAAATGGAAGAGAAAG TGAGAAGAGAGATCAAAATACTGAGACTGTTTATGCATCCTCACATTATACGACTCTATGAGGTCATTGAAACACCATCAGACATTTATGTTGTGATGGAGTATGTGAAGTCCGGAGAGCTCTTTGATTATATAGTAGAGAAGGGTAGGCTGCAGGAAGATGAAGCTCGTAACTTTTTTCAGCAG ATAATCTCGGGCGTAGAGTATTGTCACAGAAACATGGTTGTTCATAGAGATCTAAAGCCCGAGAATTTGCTTTTGGATTCCAAATGCAATGTGAAGATTGCTGATTTTGGTCTGAGCAACATAATGCGTGATGGCCATTTTCTCAAGACAAGTTGTGGCAGCCCAAACTATGCTGCTCCAGAG GTCATTTCTGGCAAACTGTACGCTGGGCCTGAAGTGGATGTGTGGAGTTGCGGAGTCATACTATATGCTCTTCTTTGTGGCACCCTTCCATTTGATGATGAAAACATTCCCAACttgtttaagaaaataaag GGTGGGATATACACTCTTCCTAGTCATTTGTCACCTGGTGCAAGAGACTTGATACCAAGGATGCTTGTAGTTGATCCAATGAAAAGAATGACCATCCCTGAGATTCGTCAGCATGCATGGTTCCAGGCTCATCTTCCTCGTTATTTAGCTGTTCCTCCACCAGACACAATGCAACAAGCAAAAaag ATTGATGAGGAAATTCTTCAGGAGGTGGTTAAGATGGGATATGACAGGAACCTTCTAGTTGAATCCCTTCGTGGCAGAGTACAAAATGAG GGAACTGTTGCATACTATTTGTTATTGGACAACCGTTTCCGTGTATCCAGTGGCTATCTTGGAGCTGAGTTTCAGGAGACTGTG GATTGTGGTTTCAACCGTATGCATCAAAGCGAGGCTGCTGCTTCACCTGTTGGGCACCGCCTTCCAGGATATATGGAATATCAAGGAATGGGTTTCAGACCACAGTTCCCTGTTGAAAGGAAATGGGCTCTTGGGCTTCAG TCTCGAGCGCATCCTCGTGAAATAATGACAGAAGTCCTTAAAGCTTTACAAGAATTGCgggtttgttggaagaagatagGGCACTACAACATGAAGTGTAGGTGGGTTCCTGGAACTCCTGGTCATCATGAAGGCATGGTTGACAATTCATTGCACAGTAACCATTATTTTGGCGATGAATCCAGCATCATTGAAAATGACGGTGGCATGAAGACGCCAAATGTGGTCAAGTTTGAAGTGCAG CTCTTCAAAACTCGGGAGGAGAAGTATCTGCTTGATCTTCAGAGGGTTCAGGGCCCCCAGTTTCTCTTCTTGGATCTTTGTGCTGCTTTCCTTGCACAACTTCGGGTCCTTTAA
- the LOC117621992 gene encoding ethylene-responsive transcription factor ERN2-like: MARKRKVSDGVEDRSSSEGTMAWDEMVKEASAAAELGGARRARKRFVGVRQRPSGRWVAEIKDTIQKIRVWLGTFDTAEEAARAYDEAACLLRGANTRTNFWPCSHSPSSTPALPSKITNLLLQRLKARNNSSSCSAPSAPLPINHHQMQQHADHQEEEAGADFSETQYTDFLNDPEDYITSNNHDIISASSIDYMTSSFESCLTEKEEYSTARETDQMDYGNFSEVAQTYSGGDANFVGEGSQEDMDQEEEEEVNDQVGAIDFQFVDDIGASNYYSPSPFDIADEEIEEPVEPETYADEPSMLRAAMKRMKYERKFSASLYAFNGIPECLKLKIGSSSSSSSSSSSSGNAKGRGISESLNNLQRACNKNKEEAAAAAAKQEYQEVVIGKKEEEETQQSSMDISLSSDGELSLWSSLDLQPICFLSTN, encoded by the coding sequence ATGGCAAGGAAGAGAAAAGTTAGTGATGGAGTGGAAGACAGGAGTTCTAGTGAGGGAACCATGGCTTGGGATGAGATGGTGAAGGAAGCTTCGGCTGCTGCAGAGCTAGGAGGAGCACGAAGAGCTCGAAAACGCTTTGTCGGTGTCCGCCAAAGACCCTCCGGAAGATGGGTGGCTGAGATTAAGGACACCATTCAAAAGATAAGAGTGTGGTTGGGCACATTTGACACCGCTGAGGAAGCAGCCAGGGCCTATGATGAGGCTGCTTGCTTGCTCCGCGGTGCCAATACCCGAACCAATTTCTGGCCTTGCTCACATTCACCATCTTCAACACCAGCACTTCCCTCAAAGATCACAAACCTTCTCCTGCAGAGGCTCAAAGCAAGAAACAACAGCAGCTCTTGTTCTGCTCCTTCAGCTCCTTTGCCCATCAACCACCATCAAATGCAGCAACATGCTGATCAtcaggaagaagaagcaggaGCAGATTTCTCAGAAACCCAATACACTGATTTCCTTAATGATCCTGAAGATTACATCACAAGCAACAATCATGACATCATTAGTGCAAGTAGCATTGACTACATGACATCAAGCTTCGAATCTTGCTTGACTGAGAAGGAAGAGTACTCTACTGCAAGAGAAACTGATCAAATGGACTATGGCAATTTCAGTGAAGTGGCACAGACTTACAGTGGCGGGGATGCAAATTTTGTCGGTGAAGGATCACAGGAAGATATggatcaagaagaagaagaagaggtcAATGATCAAGTTGGTGCGATTGATTTCCAGTTTGTGGATGATATTGGAGCATCCAACTACTACTCTCCATCTCCTTTTGACATTGCTGATGAGGAGATAGAGGAGCCAGTGGAGCCAGAGACCTATGCAGATGAGCCTTCAATGCTAAGAGCAGCCATGAAGAGAATGAAATATGAAAGAAAGTTCTCTGCTTCTCTCTATGCCTTCAATGGCATACCTGAGTGCTTAAAGTTAAAGATTGGATCTtcatcatcgtcatcatcgtcatcatcatcatcaggaAATGCCAAAGGGAGAGGCATATCTGAGTCCTTAAACAACCTTCAGAGAGCCTGTAACAAGAACAAAGAggaagctgctgctgctgctgcaaaaCAAGAATATCAGGAGGTGGTGAttgggaagaaagaagaggaagaaaccCAACAGAGTTCAATGGATATTTCTCTGAGTAGTGATGGTGAATTGTCACTCTGGAGCTCACTTGATCTGCAACCCATCTGCTTTTTGTCAACTAATTGA